A DNA window from Drosophila biarmipes strain raj3 chromosome 2R, RU_DBia_V1.1, whole genome shotgun sequence contains the following coding sequences:
- the LOC108030018 gene encoding tripeptidyl-peptidase 2, with protein sequence MSMATSGIVESFPTGALVPKAETGVLNFLQKYPEYDGRDVTIAIFDSGVDPRATGLETLCDGKTVKVIERYDCSGCGDVDMKKKVTPDESGSFKGLSGNTLKLSPELLSLNTDPEKAVRVGLKSFSDLVPSKVRNNIVAQAKLKQWDKPHKTATANASRKIVEFESQNPGEASKLPWDKKIVKENLDFELEMLNSYEKVYSDIKTSYDCILFPTANGWLTIIDTTEQGDLEQALRIGEYSRTHETRNVDDFLSISVNVHDEGNVLEVVGMCSPHGTHVSSIASGNHSSRDVDGVAPNAKIVSMTIGDGRLGSMETGTALVRAMTKVMELCREGRRIDVINMSYGEHANWSNSGRIGDLMNEVVNKYGVVWVASAGNHGPALCTVGTPPDISQPSLIGVGAYVSPQMMEAEYAMREKLPGNVYTWTSRDPCIDGGQGVTVCAPGGAIASVPQFTMSKSQLMNGTSMAAPHVAGAVALLISGLKQQNIEYSPYSIKRAISVTATKLGYVDPFAQGHGLLNVEKAFEHLTEHRQSKDNMLRFSVRVGNNQAKGIHLRQGVQRNFVDYNVNIEPIFFNDKEADPKDKFNFNVRLNLIASQPWVQCGAFLDLSYGTRTIVVRIDPTGLQPGVHSAVIRAYDTDNVQKGALFDIPVTVVQPYVLESDHNTPVFEPASSKGDNSVEFQPNTIQRDFILVPDHATWAELRMRITDPNRGKDIGKFFVHTNQLLPKQSCRKLETMKIVAVGSEQESTMPFKVKAGKILELCIAKYWSNYGQSHLKYSLVFRGVEAHNPNAYVMHAGRGIHKLEVEALVSEDVQPVLQLKTAAVVLKPTEAKISPLSATRDVIPDGRQVYQNLLVFNLNVAKAAEVALYAPIFNDLLYEAEFESQMWMLYDVNKALVATGDAHSQTFFTKLEKGDYTVRLQVRHEKRELLEKISEANLVAAFKLPNMLTLDFYENYNQCVVGGRKFVSAVLRDATRVLYIAPIAQERLNKANLPAQCAWLSGNLAFPQDEAGRRVAVHPFTYILNPAEKKAHTNGSSNGSSAAGSTAAAAAAATANAAKPKAPGTPQAATSVANPAAGDGVTVQSDSPVDSTACPASPKKGKTNADDYAESLRDFQCSHIVKCELEMAEKIYNEVVAAHPKHLQANLLLIQNIETNQLKSQLPLTFANAQKSSPPEAGESSDKQKEDQKKLRSALERIVKLADKVIEETDAEALLSYYGLKNDTRADAAKIKTNMDKQKNNLIEALSKKGIALAKLAVLDDSIKDRLAEINDLYTEIIKFVDANDSKAIQFALWHAYANAHYGRMYKYVVKLIEEKRTREHFEELAAINGALGHEHIRTVINRMMVTAFPSSFRLF encoded by the exons ATGAGCATGGCCACCAGCGGTATTGTCGAGTCATTTCCCACGGGCGCCCTGGTCCCGAAGGCGGAGACGGGGGTGCTGAACTTCCTGCAGAAGTACCCGGAGTACGACGGACGCGACGTCACCATAGCCATCTTCGATTCCGGCGTGGATCCCCGAGCAACGGGACTGGAG ACGCTGTGCGATGGCAAAACCGTAAAAGTGATTGAGCGGTACGACTGCTCCGGCTGCGGAGATGTGGACATGAAGAAGAAGGTGACGCCGGACGAGAGCGGCAGCTTTAAGGGTCTGTCGGGCAACACGCTCAAGCTGAGTCCGGAGTTGCTGTCCCTAAATACGGACCCGGAGAAGGCGGTGCGGGTGGGCCTCAAGAGCTTCAGTGATCTTGTGCCCTCCAAGGTGAGGAACAACATCGTGGCACAGGCCAAGCTGAAGCAGTGGGACAAGCCGCACAAGACGGCCACTGCCAATGCCAGTCGCAAGATTGTCGAATTTGAGTCACAAAATCCAG GAGAAGCCTCCAAGCTGCCCTGGGACAAGAAGATAGTAAAGGAGAACCTGGACTTTGAACTGGAGATGCTCAACAGCTACGAGAAAGTGTATAGCGACATTAAGACCTCCTACGACTGCATCCTCTTCCCAACGGCCAACGGCTGGCTGACCATCATCGACACCACGGAGCAGGGCGATCTGGAGCAGGCCCTGCGCATCGGGGAGTACTCGCGGACACACGAGACCCGGAACGTAGACGATTTCCTTTCGATATCCGTCAACGTCCATGACGAAGGCAATGTACTGGAGGTGGTAGGCATGTGCTCACCCCACGGCACCCACGTCTCATCCATTGCCAGCGGGAACCACAGCTCCCGGGATGTAGATGGCGTGGCGCCGAATGCCAAGATTGTGTCGATGACCATCGGTGACGGACGATTGGGATCCATGGAGACCGGAACGGCTTTGGTTAGGGCCATGACCAAGGTGATGGAGCTGTGTCGCGAGGGCAGGCGCATCGATGTAATTAACATGAGCTACGGCGAGCATGCCAACTGGTCGAACTCCGG CCGCATCGGGGACCTGATGAACGAGGTTGTCAACAAGTACGGCGTTGTGTGGGTAGCCTCGGCCGGCAACCACGGCCCGGCCCTCTGCACCGTGGGCACTCCGCCGGACATCAGCCAGCCCAGTTTGATCGGCGTGGGCGCCTACGTTTCGCCCCAGATGATGGAGGCCGAGTATGCGATGCGAGAGAAGTTGCCCGGCAATGTGTACACCTGGACATCGCGAGATCCGTGCATCGACGGCGGCCAGGGCGTGACCGTGTGCGCTCCGGGCGGAGCCATTGCGTCCGTGCCACAGTTTACCATGAGCAAGTCGCAGCTGATGAACGGCACCAGTATGGCGGCACCTCATGTAGCCGGCGCCGTGGCCCTGCTCATCTCCGGACTGAAGCAACAGAACATCGAGTATTCGCCGTACAGTATTAAGCGTGCGATTAGCGTCACTGCCACTAAGCTGGGCTACGTGGATCCTTTTGCCCAGGGACATGGCTTGCTCAATGTGGAGAAGGCCTTCGAGCATCTGACGGAGCACCGGCAGTCCAAGGATAATATGCTGAG GTTCTCCGTTCGCGTGGGCAACAATCAGGCCAAGGGCATTCACCTGCGCCAGGGCGTGCAGCGTAACTTCGTCGATTACAATGTCAACATTGAGCCGATCTTCTTCAACGACAAGGAGGCTG ATCCCAAGGACAAGTTCAACTTCAATGTGCGCCTGAATCTCATTGCCTCGCAGCCCTGGGTGCAGTGTGGAGCTTTCCTAGATCTCAGCTACGGCACACGCACTATTGTGGTGCGCATCGATCCCACTGGACTGCAGCCAGGCGTTCACAGCGCCGT AATTCGTGCTTATGACACCGACAATGTGCAGAAGGGCGCTCTCTTCGATATTCCCGTCACGGTGGTCCAGCCGTATGTACTGGAGTCTGACCATAATACACCCGTCTTTGAACCCGCTTCGTCCAAGGGAGATAACAGCGTGGAGTTCCAGCCAAACACCATTCAGAGAGATTTCATCCTGGTGCCCGACCACGCCACTTGGGCGG AGCTGCGCATGCGCATCACGGATCCTAATCGTGGCAAGGATATTGGCAAGTTCTTCGTTCACACAAATCAGCTGCTTCCCAAGCAATCCTGCCGCAAACTCGAGACCATGAAGATTGTGGCTGTCGGCTCTGAGCAAGAGTCCACCATGCCTTTCAAGGTTAAG GCTGGTAAGATTCTGGAGTTGTGCATTGCCAAGTATTGGTCCAACTACGGCCAGAGTCACCTGAAGTACAGCCTGGTGTTCCGTGGCGTGGAGGCTCACAACCCCAATGCCT ATGTTATGCACGCGGGAAGGGGTATTCACAAGCTTGAGGTCGAAGCCCTGGTTTCAGAGGACGTGCAACCGGTGCTGCAGTTAAAGACCGCCGCAGTGGTGCTGAAGCCCACTGAGGCCAAGATCTCGCCGCTGAGTGCCACCCGTGATGTCATCCCAGACGGTCGCCAGGTGTATCAGAACCTGCTGGTCTTCAACTTGAATGTGGCGAAGGCCGCAGAGGTTGCCCTGTATGCTCCGATCTTCAATGATTTGCTGTACGAAGCTGAGTTCGAGTCCCAGATGTGGATGCTGTACGATGTGAACAAGGCCCTGGTGGCCACCGGCGATGCCCACTCCCAGACATTCTTCACAAAGCTCGAGAAGGGCGACTACACAGTTCGGTTGCAGGTGCGTCACGAGAAGCGCGAACTGCTCGAAAAGATCTCGGAGGCCAATCTGGTGGCCGCCTTTAAGTTACCCAACATGCTCACCTTGGACTTCTATGAGAACTACAACCAGTGCGTCGTGGGCGGCCGCAAGTTTGTCTCAGCTGTGCTAAGGGATGCCACCCGTGTGCTGTACATCGCCCCAATTGCCCAGGAACGTCTCAACAAGGCCAACCTGCCCGCCCAGTGCGCTTGGCTAAGTGGCAACCTGGCATTTCCGCAAGACGAGGCCGGTCGGCGCGTAGCGGTGCATCCCTTCACCTACATCCTAAATCCCGCCGAGAAAAAGGCGCATACGAATGGCTCAAGCAATGGTTCCAGCGCAGCAGGTTCtacagcagctgcagctgccgccGCCACGGCCAATGCGGCCAAACCCAAGGCTCCAGGCACCCCCCAAGCGGCCACCTCGGTTGCCAATCCCGCGGCTGGCGATGGAGTCACGGTCCAGAGCGATTCGCCGGTAGACAGCACTGCCTGCCCCGCCTCTCCCAAAAAGGGCAAGACCAATGCTGACGACTATGCCGAAAGCTTGCGTGACTTCCAGTGCTCGCACATCGTCAAGTGTG AGTTAGAGATGGCGGAGAAGATCTACAACGAGGTGGTGGCTGCCCATCCCAAGCATCTGCAGGCCAACCTGCTGCTGATCCAGAACATCGAGACCAACCAGTTGAAGTCGCAACTGCCGCTGACCTTCGCCAACGCACAGAAGTCTTCTCCCCCGGAGGCCGGAGAGAGTTCCGACAAGCAGAAGGAAGACCAAAAGAAGCTGCGCAGCGCCTTGGAGCGCATTGTGAAGCTGGCCGACAAGGTGATCGAGGAGACCGATGCCGAGGCACTGCTCTCGTACTATGGCCTGAAGAACGACACTCGTGCCGATGCAGCCAAGATTAAGAC CAACATGGACAAGCAAAAGAACAATCTCATCGAGGCGCTGAGCAAGAAGGGAATTGCCCTGGCGAAGCTGGCCGTTTTAGATGACAGCATCAAGGATCGCCTGGCTGAGATTAACGACCTGTACACGGAGATTATTAAGTTCGTGGATGCCAACGACTCCAAGGCCATTCAGTTCGCCCTGTGGCATGCCTATGCCAATGCCCACTACGGCCGCATGTACAAGTACGTGGTGAAGCTGATCGAGGAAAAGCGCACACGGGAACACTTCGAGGAGCTGGCCGCCATCAACGGCGCCCTGGGTCACGAGCACATCCGGACCGTGATCAACCGCATGATGGTCACCGCCTTCCCCAGCAGCTTCCGTTTGTTCTGA